A stretch of the Streptomyces sp. NBC_00078 genome encodes the following:
- a CDS encoding urease subunit alpha, whose amino-acid sequence MPEISRAAYADLFGPTTGDRIRLADTDLLIEIEEDRSGGPGLAGDEAVFGGGKVIRESMGQSRATRADGTPDTVITGAVIVDHWGIVKADIGIRDGRITGIGKAGNPDTMDGVHPDLVIGPETEVIAGNGRIVTAGAVDAHVHFICPQIADEALSAGVTTLVGGGTGPAEGSKATTVTPGPWHLARMLEAMEQYPLNIGFLGKGNTVSHEAMLSQIRGGALGLKLHEDWGSTPAVIDASLTVADRTGVQVAIHTDTLNEAGFVGDTLAAIAGRGIHAYHTEGAGGGHAPDIMTVVSEPHVLPSSTNPTRPFTVNTAEEHLDMLMVCHHLNPAVPEDLAFAESRIRPSTIGAEDILHDLGAISIISSDAQAMGRVGEVVMRTWQTAHVMKRRRGALPGDGRADNHRVRRYVAKYTINPALAQGLAREIGSVETGKLADLVLWEPAFFGVKPHLVIKGGQIAYAQMGDANASIPTPQPILPRPMYGAIGRAPAANSFNFVAPLAIEGGLPERLSLGKRFVAIESTRGVTKADMRENDARPRVQVDPDSFAVHIDGELVEATPAAELPMTQRYFLF is encoded by the coding sequence ATGCCTGAGATCTCGCGCGCCGCATACGCCGACCTGTTCGGCCCGACCACCGGTGACCGCATCCGGCTCGCCGACACCGATCTGCTGATCGAGATCGAGGAGGACCGCTCCGGCGGTCCCGGACTCGCCGGTGACGAGGCCGTGTTCGGCGGCGGCAAGGTCATCCGCGAATCCATGGGCCAGTCCCGTGCCACACGCGCCGACGGCACCCCCGACACGGTGATCACGGGTGCCGTGATCGTCGACCACTGGGGGATCGTCAAGGCCGACATCGGCATCCGCGACGGCCGGATCACCGGCATCGGCAAGGCCGGCAACCCCGACACCATGGACGGCGTCCACCCGGACCTGGTCATCGGGCCCGAGACCGAGGTCATCGCGGGCAACGGGCGGATCGTGACCGCCGGTGCCGTCGACGCGCACGTCCACTTCATCTGCCCGCAGATCGCCGACGAGGCGCTGTCCGCCGGTGTCACCACGCTGGTGGGCGGTGGCACGGGACCGGCCGAGGGGTCGAAGGCGACGACGGTGACGCCGGGTCCCTGGCATCTCGCGCGGATGCTGGAGGCGATGGAGCAGTACCCGCTCAACATCGGCTTCCTCGGCAAGGGCAACACCGTCTCGCACGAGGCGATGCTGTCGCAGATCCGAGGCGGGGCGCTCGGCCTGAAACTGCACGAGGACTGGGGCTCGACGCCCGCCGTCATCGACGCGTCGCTGACCGTCGCCGACCGGACCGGCGTACAGGTCGCCATCCACACGGACACGCTGAACGAGGCCGGCTTCGTGGGCGACACACTCGCCGCGATCGCGGGCCGCGGCATCCACGCGTACCACACCGAGGGTGCCGGCGGCGGGCACGCGCCGGACATCATGACCGTCGTCTCCGAGCCGCACGTGCTGCCCAGTTCGACCAACCCGACGCGGCCGTTCACCGTCAACACGGCGGAGGAACACCTCGACATGCTGATGGTGTGCCACCACCTCAACCCGGCGGTGCCGGAGGACCTGGCTTTCGCCGAGTCGCGGATCCGGCCGTCCACCATCGGGGCGGAGGACATCCTGCACGACCTGGGCGCGATCTCCATCATCTCGTCCGACGCCCAGGCCATGGGGCGAGTGGGCGAGGTCGTCATGCGGACCTGGCAGACGGCGCACGTGATGAAGCGGCGGCGGGGTGCGCTGCCGGGCGACGGACGTGCCGACAACCATCGGGTACGGCGCTACGTCGCCAAGTACACGATCAATCCGGCCCTCGCGCAGGGTCTTGCGCGCGAGATCGGATCGGTGGAGACCGGCAAGCTCGCCGACCTGGTGCTGTGGGAGCCGGCGTTCTTCGGCGTCAAGCCGCACCTCGTCATCAAGGGCGGGCAGATCGCGTACGCGCAGATGGGCGACGCCAACGCGTCGATCCCGACGCCGCAGCCGATCCTGCCGCGGCCGATGTACGGGGCGATCGGGCGGGCGCCCGCCGCGAACTCCTTCAACTTCGTGGCGCCGCTCGCCATCGAGGGCGGACTGCCTGAGCGGCTCTCGCTCGGCAAGCGGTTCGTCGCGATCGAGTCGACGCGCGGGGTCACCAAGGCCGACATGCGCGAGAACGACGCGCGGCCACGGGTGCAGGTCGATCCCGACAGCTTCGCCGTGCACATCGACGGGGAGCTGGTCGAGGCGACGCCGGCTGCCGAACTGCCCATGACCCAGCGCTACTTCCTGTTCTGA
- a CDS encoding urease subunit beta: MIPGEILFADEPVVYNEGREVIRLTVLNAADRPVQVGSHYHFAEANPGLDFDRAAARGRRLNIAAGTAVRFEPGIPVDVELVPLAGARVVPGLRGETGGALDA, from the coding sequence ATGATTCCCGGCGAGATCCTGTTCGCGGACGAGCCCGTCGTGTACAACGAGGGCCGCGAGGTCATCCGGCTGACCGTCCTCAACGCCGCCGACCGGCCCGTCCAGGTCGGCTCCCACTACCACTTCGCCGAGGCCAACCCCGGTCTGGACTTCGACCGGGCCGCCGCGCGCGGCAGGCGGCTCAACATCGCCGCCGGTACGGCCGTGCGCTTCGAGCCCGGCATCCCCGTGGACGTCGAACTCGTTCCGCTCGCCGGTGCCCGCGTGGTGCCCGGACTGCGCGGCGAGACCGGAGGTGCCCTCGATGCCTGA
- a CDS encoding urease subunit gamma, which translates to MQLTPHEQERLLIHVAADVAEKRRGRGLRLNHPEAVALITSHILEGARDGRTVAELMSSGRKLLTRDDVMDGIPEMIHDVQVEATFPDGTKLVTVHDPIV; encoded by the coding sequence GTGCAACTGACACCGCACGAGCAGGAGAGGCTGCTCATTCACGTGGCGGCCGACGTGGCCGAGAAGCGCCGGGGCCGTGGACTCAGGCTCAACCACCCCGAGGCGGTCGCGCTGATCACGTCACACATCCTCGAAGGCGCCCGTGACGGCCGTACGGTCGCCGAGCTCATGTCCTCGGGGCGCAAACTGCTCACTCGCGACGACGTCATGGACGGCATCCCGGAGATGATCCACGACGTTCAGGTCGAGGCGACCTTCCCCGACGGCACCAAGCTCGTCACCGTCCACGACCCGATCGTCTGA
- a CDS encoding TetR/AcrR family transcriptional regulator, whose amino-acid sequence MARVSQEHLDARRRQILDGAARCFARNGFHATSMQDVLKEADLSAGAVYRYFSGKEELIAAIVGEVLGQVNEGFEEAARSSPPPPPDLLVASVLSRVLSTKESVTVDGRPAFPRLVVQVWTETLRNDELAALLREGYGGVQEAWARIVQAYQDAGTMRPDVAPDHVARTMMASAMGFLAQQALFGPMPADVLRDGLRALMSVQDHSSVNVAETRSN is encoded by the coding sequence ATGGCCCGCGTATCCCAGGAACACCTCGACGCCCGCCGCCGGCAGATCCTCGACGGCGCCGCCCGCTGCTTCGCCCGCAACGGATTCCACGCCACGTCCATGCAGGACGTGCTGAAGGAGGCCGATCTGTCCGCCGGAGCCGTGTACCGCTACTTCAGCGGCAAGGAGGAACTCATCGCGGCGATCGTCGGCGAGGTGCTCGGCCAGGTCAACGAGGGTTTCGAGGAGGCGGCCCGCAGCAGCCCGCCGCCGCCCCCGGACCTCCTGGTCGCGTCGGTCCTCAGCCGTGTCCTCTCCACCAAGGAGTCCGTGACCGTGGACGGGCGGCCCGCCTTCCCGCGCCTGGTCGTCCAGGTGTGGACGGAGACACTCCGCAACGATGAGCTGGCGGCCCTTCTGCGGGAGGGCTACGGCGGCGTGCAGGAGGCCTGGGCGCGCATCGTGCAGGCGTACCAGGACGCCGGGACGATGCGGCCGGACGTGGCCCCGGACCACGTGGCCCGCACGATGATGGCGTCGGCGATGGGCTTCCTCGCCCAGCAGGCCCTCTTCGGGCCGATGCCGGCCGACGTCCTGCGGGACGGTCTGCGGGCGTTGATGAGCGTGCAGGATCACAGCTCGGTTAACGTGGCTGAAACCCGGTCCAACTAG
- a CDS encoding ABC transporter permease → MPTDSATPTKAHRRRLIAVVVLVPVLAALALWAFAWPSARTAPRDLPLGVAGPPAATAQLARQLDRKDGAFEIHHYADETAARHAVEDRTVYGAVAVTPKGPELLTASAASPVVAQLLQQAVAQQASAAGTQIRTVDVVAAPANDPRGAALNSSVLPLALAGIAAGAVVTMLGLRGVHAVAALVVSAGLVGAAAACIAHSWLGVLTGDWWAEAAVLGLSTLAVSGAVAGLAALLGQAGLGIASGVVMLFGNPFSGAASAPQMLPEPVGAIGQWLPPGASTALLRSVSFFDGAAATGPALTLTWWAALGLGAVLLGHALMSRARTSEPAAERELAAAG, encoded by the coding sequence ATGCCCACCGACTCCGCCACGCCCACGAAGGCACACCGCCGGCGTCTGATCGCGGTCGTCGTCCTCGTCCCGGTCCTCGCCGCGCTGGCGCTGTGGGCCTTCGCCTGGCCCTCCGCCCGCACCGCACCCCGCGACCTGCCGCTCGGCGTGGCCGGTCCCCCGGCCGCGACGGCCCAGCTGGCGAGGCAACTGGATCGCAAGGACGGCGCGTTCGAGATCCACCACTACGCCGACGAGACCGCGGCCCGGCACGCCGTCGAGGACCGGACCGTATACGGTGCGGTGGCCGTGACGCCCAAGGGACCCGAACTGCTGACCGCGTCGGCCGCGAGCCCTGTGGTCGCACAGTTGCTGCAGCAGGCGGTGGCGCAGCAGGCCTCAGCCGCCGGCACGCAGATCCGTACGGTCGACGTCGTGGCCGCCCCGGCGAACGACCCCCGCGGCGCGGCACTGAACTCCAGCGTGCTGCCGCTCGCCCTGGCCGGGATCGCTGCGGGCGCGGTCGTGACCATGCTCGGGCTGCGCGGCGTCCACGCCGTCGCCGCGCTGGTCGTTTCCGCCGGTCTGGTCGGCGCCGCCGCGGCCTGCATCGCGCACAGCTGGCTGGGAGTGCTCACCGGCGACTGGTGGGCGGAGGCCGCCGTGCTGGGCCTGTCGACGCTGGCCGTGAGCGGGGCCGTCGCCGGGCTCGCCGCCCTCCTCGGCCAGGCCGGCCTCGGGATCGCCTCGGGCGTCGTGATGCTGTTCGGCAACCCCTTCTCCGGCGCGGCCTCCGCCCCCCAGATGCTGCCGGAGCCGGTCGGCGCGATCGGCCAGTGGCTACCGCCGGGCGCGAGCACGGCCCTGCTCCGCTCGGTGTCGTTCTTCGACGGCGCGGCGGCGACCGGCCCCGCCCTGACACTCACCTGGTGGGCCGCGCTGGGCCTGGGCGCCGTACTGCTCGGCCATGCGCTCATGTCGCGCGCCAGGACCAGCGAGCCGGCCGCCGAGCGGGAACTCGCCGCCGCCGGCTGA
- a CDS encoding type II toxin-antitoxin system Phd/YefM family antitoxin, producing the protein MAYEIPVTQARAELADLINRVVYGGERVVVTRHGKPLVALVSAADLARLEELQEIQEPAGDQVISSVSTVREAASAPREQQRFGIAAHHRGPGPS; encoded by the coding sequence ATGGCCTACGAGATTCCGGTGACGCAAGCCAGGGCTGAGCTCGCCGACCTGATCAACCGGGTGGTGTACGGCGGTGAGCGCGTCGTCGTGACGCGGCACGGCAAGCCCCTCGTCGCCCTTGTCTCCGCCGCTGACCTCGCACGACTCGAGGAGCTCCAGGAGATCCAGGAGCCCGCCGGCGACCAGGTGATCAGCTCGGTCTCCACCGTCCGCGAGGCGGCGTCCGCTCCCCGCGAACAGCAGCGCTTCGGCATCGCGGCGCACCATCGGGGGCCGGGCCCCTCGTAA
- a CDS encoding ATP-dependent Clp protease proteolytic subunit, with translation MTRPTARYVLPEITERTSYGHKSLDPYSKLLEERIVFLGTQVDDTSANDVMAQLMYLEHKDPDRDIALYINSPGGSFSAMTALYDTIQYVTCDVATTCLGQAGSSAAVLLAAGAPGKRFVLPGARVVIHQPSLAQPVQGQASDLAIQAQELTRMRTRLEEMLVRHTGRSAQQVNADIERDKILDAQGAVEYGLVDEIIPSRRVTLAPPTGR, from the coding sequence ATGACCCGACCGACAGCCCGCTACGTCCTGCCCGAGATCACCGAGCGCACGAGCTACGGGCACAAGTCGCTGGATCCGTACTCGAAGCTGCTGGAGGAGCGGATCGTCTTCCTCGGGACGCAGGTCGACGACACCTCGGCGAACGACGTGATGGCACAGCTCATGTATCTGGAGCACAAGGACCCCGACCGGGACATCGCGCTGTACATCAACTCGCCGGGCGGCTCGTTCAGCGCCATGACGGCGCTCTACGACACGATCCAGTACGTCACCTGCGACGTGGCGACGACCTGCCTGGGGCAGGCGGGTTCCTCCGCCGCGGTGCTGCTGGCCGCCGGCGCGCCGGGCAAGCGGTTCGTGCTGCCGGGCGCCCGCGTGGTGATCCATCAGCCGTCGCTGGCTCAGCCGGTCCAGGGGCAGGCCAGTGATCTGGCCATCCAGGCCCAGGAGTTGACGCGGATGCGCACCCGCCTTGAGGAGATGCTTGTACGGCACACCGGGCGCAGTGCGCAGCAGGTGAACGCGGACATCGAGCGGGACAAGATCCTGGATGCCCAAGGAGCGGTTGAGTACGGGCTGGTGGACGAGATCATCCCCAGCCGCCGGGTCACCCTCGCCCCGCCCACCGGTCGGTGA
- a CDS encoding C40 family peptidase yields the protein MSALNRVPSLMARAGTASALTIAAVGGSIVVPGVASDAAAATPATKALQIAASKKGSPYKWGASGPRRFDCSGLTLYSFKKAGKKLPRTAAQQYNKSHHISAKGRKAGDLVFFHSGSSVYHVGIYAGKGKIWHAPKTGDVVKLQKIWTNSVWYGRIS from the coding sequence ATGTCTGCGCTCAATCGTGTCCCGTCGCTGATGGCCCGGGCCGGCACGGCCTCGGCGCTCACCATCGCCGCCGTGGGCGGCTCCATCGTGGTCCCGGGTGTCGCCTCCGACGCCGCGGCCGCCACGCCCGCGACGAAGGCGCTTCAGATCGCGGCCTCCAAGAAGGGGTCCCCGTACAAGTGGGGCGCCTCGGGGCCGCGCAGGTTCGACTGCTCAGGGCTCACGCTGTACTCGTTCAAGAAGGCGGGCAAGAAGCTCCCCCGGACGGCTGCCCAGCAGTACAACAAGTCCCACCACATCTCCGCGAAGGGCCGCAAGGCCGGAGACCTCGTGTTCTTCCACTCGGGCTCCAGCGTCTACCACGTGGGCATCTACGCAGGGAAGGGGAAGATCTGGCACGCCCCGAAGACCGGGGACGTCGTGAAGCTGCAGAAGATCTGGACCAACAGCGTCTGGTACGGCCGGATCAGCTGA
- a CDS encoding ATP-binding protein, with protein MADHLEASVTLPSDPASVAAARGYVVDTLAEWGLPAGSETSETIRLIVSELATNAVQHTFGLSPTFTVDVELHHDEQLRIGVTDSHPRLPKRLPAAVQQDNGRGMVIVRWLAAECGGRVRVRPTREGGKTVSIELPWTVPAEPVPAAGQQEP; from the coding sequence ATGGCAGACCATCTGGAAGCATCCGTCACTCTGCCGAGCGATCCCGCCTCGGTCGCCGCGGCCCGCGGCTACGTGGTCGACACCCTGGCGGAATGGGGACTGCCGGCGGGCTCGGAAACCTCCGAGACCATCCGGCTCATCGTCTCCGAACTCGCCACCAACGCCGTACAGCACACCTTCGGGCTGTCACCCACCTTCACGGTGGACGTCGAGCTCCACCATGACGAACAGCTGCGCATCGGCGTCACCGACAGTCATCCCCGCCTCCCGAAACGGCTGCCCGCCGCCGTCCAGCAGGACAACGGCCGGGGCATGGTGATCGTCCGCTGGCTGGCGGCCGAGTGCGGCGGCAGGGTCCGGGTGCGTCCCACCCGGGAGGGCGGCAAGACGGTGTCCATCGAGCTTCCGTGGACCGTCCCGGCCGAGCCGGTGCCGGCAGCGGGACAGCAGGAGCCGTAG
- a CDS encoding helix-turn-helix transcriptional regulator — MQHGPAVRRRKLGAELRALRTSAGLTSGDAARLVGWHQSKVSRIETGASGVKPADVRLLLDAYTVSDAQLRELLMVLAGSDEGGGRHHWWHAYRGVLPPTYRDFISLESQASTMSTLETSVVPGLLQTPEYAREVTRAAVGGLDDERLDALVEVRLARQDVLRADRPLELSAVLDEAVLRREIGGPDVMARQLRQLIEAACLPQVRLQVLPFAAGAHVGVTGPFVIFSFSSTSDLDVVVLDHLTSSLYLERKEDLRAYTEAFTALQSHALSPEDSLDHIAAISDGA; from the coding sequence ATGCAGCACGGTCCCGCGGTGCGCCGTCGGAAGCTGGGTGCCGAACTGCGTGCGTTACGCACGAGTGCGGGGCTCACAAGTGGTGATGCGGCCCGGCTCGTGGGCTGGCACCAGTCGAAGGTGAGCCGGATCGAGACGGGTGCCAGCGGGGTGAAACCGGCCGATGTGCGGTTACTTCTGGACGCCTACACCGTGTCGGACGCCCAACTCCGTGAGTTGCTCATGGTGTTGGCGGGCTCCGACGAGGGAGGCGGCCGGCACCACTGGTGGCACGCCTATCGCGGGGTACTGCCGCCGACCTACCGCGATTTCATCAGCCTGGAGTCCCAGGCGAGCACGATGAGCACGCTGGAGACGTCCGTCGTACCCGGCCTGTTGCAGACGCCCGAGTACGCCCGTGAGGTGACCCGGGCGGCGGTGGGCGGGCTGGACGACGAGCGGCTGGACGCCCTGGTCGAGGTGCGCCTGGCCAGGCAGGACGTGTTGCGTGCGGACCGGCCGCTGGAGCTGAGCGCGGTGCTGGACGAGGCTGTGCTGCGACGCGAGATCGGCGGCCCCGACGTCATGGCGAGACAGCTGAGACAGCTCATCGAGGCGGCCTGCCTGCCCCAAGTCCGGCTTCAGGTACTGCCGTTCGCCGCCGGTGCCCATGTCGGCGTCACCGGGCCTTTCGTAATCTTCTCATTTTCGAGCACTTCTGATCTGGACGTGGTTGTTCTCGACCACTTGACGAGTAGCCTCTACCTCGAGCGGAAAGAAGACCTCCGGGCCTACACCGAGGCCTTCACCGCCCTTCAGTCCCACGCCCTTTCGCCAGAGGACTCGTTGGATCACATCGCCGCAATAAGTGACGGCGCGTAA
- a CDS encoding DUF397 domain-containing protein: MSALPRNVPSSTDLHGVRWLRSSYSTGANNCVETARPHSGPWAGLLAVRDSKDPAGPALLVSPGSWTEFTAAFKG; the protein is encoded by the coding sequence ATGTCTGCACTGCCTCGGAACGTACCTTCCAGTACCGATCTGCACGGCGTGCGGTGGCTGCGCAGCAGTTACAGCACGGGTGCGAACAACTGTGTGGAGACGGCACGGCCGCACTCCGGTCCCTGGGCCGGGCTGCTCGCCGTGCGCGACTCCAAGGACCCGGCCGGGCCCGCCCTGCTCGTCTCCCCCGGGAGCTGGACGGAGTTCACGGCCGCGTTCAAGGGCTGA
- a CDS encoding 8-amino-7-oxononanoate synthase, translating to MAFGWIDEQAELRRRAGLVRTLRPRPADSPLLDLASNDYLGLAHHPAVAEGAAAAARTWGGGSTGSRLVTGTTELHTELERDLADFCGFEAALVFSSGYAANLAAVTALAPHGSLIVSDAGNHASLIDGCRLARGTTQVVPHCDPDAVRKALRTHEDTAVVVSDTVFSVDGDAAPLAAFAEACRERGAGLLVDDAHGLGVLGDGGRGAPHAAGLAGADDVVVTATLSKSFGSQGGVVLGPARVIGHLVNAARTFIFDTGLAPAAVGAALAALRLLRREPERAARARTVAAELHARLTAAGHEAVRPDAAVVSVRAPSPEEALQWAADCRTAGLAVGCFRPPSVPDGISRLRLTARADLSEAQIERAVGVIGETRP from the coding sequence ATGGCGTTCGGCTGGATCGACGAACAGGCGGAGCTGCGCCGTCGCGCCGGACTCGTACGGACCCTGCGGCCGCGCCCGGCCGACTCCCCGCTCCTGGATCTGGCGAGCAACGACTACCTGGGGCTGGCCCACCATCCCGCCGTCGCCGAAGGCGCCGCGGCGGCCGCCCGGACCTGGGGCGGCGGCTCGACCGGGTCCCGGCTCGTGACGGGTACGACGGAACTCCACACCGAGCTGGAGCGCGACCTGGCCGATTTCTGCGGCTTCGAGGCGGCCCTCGTCTTCTCGTCGGGTTACGCGGCCAACCTCGCCGCTGTCACCGCACTGGCCCCGCACGGCTCGCTGATCGTCTCCGACGCGGGCAACCACGCCTCACTGATCGACGGCTGCCGGCTGGCCAGGGGCACCACTCAGGTCGTGCCGCACTGCGACCCGGACGCCGTGCGCAAGGCGCTCAGGACGCACGAGGACACCGCGGTCGTTGTCTCGGACACGGTCTTCTCGGTGGACGGGGACGCCGCACCGCTGGCCGCCTTCGCCGAGGCGTGCCGGGAGCGCGGCGCGGGGCTGCTGGTCGACGACGCGCACGGGCTCGGGGTGCTCGGCGACGGCGGCCGGGGTGCCCCGCACGCGGCCGGCCTCGCGGGCGCCGACGACGTCGTCGTGACGGCCACGCTGTCCAAGTCGTTCGGCAGCCAGGGCGGTGTCGTGCTCGGCCCCGCCCGGGTCATCGGCCACCTCGTCAACGCGGCCCGGACGTTCATCTTCGACACAGGCCTCGCTCCGGCGGCCGTCGGAGCGGCCCTGGCGGCCCTGAGACTGCTGCGTCGCGAGCCGGAGAGGGCGGCGCGGGCGCGCACGGTGGCGGCCGAACTGCACGCACGCCTGACGGCCGCGGGTCACGAGGCGGTACGCCCGGACGCCGCGGTCGTCTCCGTGCGCGCGCCGTCCCCGGAGGAGGCCCTGCAATGGGCGGCCGACTGCCGTACGGCAGGCCTTGCCGTGGGCTGCTTCCGTCCTCCCTCCGTGCCCGACGGCATCTCACGGCTCAGGTTGACCGCTCGCGCGGACCTCTCCGAGGCACAGATCGAACGCGCTGTAGGTGTGATCGGCGAGACGCGACCATGA
- the bioB gene encoding biotin synthase BioB gives MDLLNTLVDKGLRRELPTREEALAVLATSDDDVLDVVAAAGKVRRHWFGRRVKLNYLVNLKSGLCPEDCSYCSQRLGADTGILKYTWLKPDQASEAAAAGLAGGAKRVCLVASGRGPTDRDVDRVAGTIKAIKDQNEGVEVCACLGLLSDGQAERLREAGADAYNHNLNTSESTYGDITTTHTYADRVDTVQKAHAAGLSACSGLIAGMGESDEDLVDVVFSLRELDPDSVPVNFLIPVEGTPLAKEWNLSPQRCLRILAMVRFVCPDIEVRIAGGREVHLRTMQPLALNLANSIFLGDYLTTEGQTGKADLDMIADAGFEVEGTDQVTLPEHRASARGGCGSHESAGCGSHEGAGCASHADEDGGVCGTAASAEPRTDLVAVRRRGAGTDLAPNA, from the coding sequence ATGGACCTGCTGAACACGCTGGTGGACAAGGGGCTTCGGCGCGAGCTGCCGACCCGCGAGGAGGCTCTTGCCGTCCTCGCCACTTCCGACGACGACGTGCTCGATGTGGTGGCCGCGGCCGGAAAGGTACGCCGCCACTGGTTCGGCCGACGGGTGAAACTCAACTACCTCGTCAACCTGAAGTCGGGGCTGTGTCCCGAGGACTGCTCGTACTGCTCCCAGCGGCTCGGCGCCGACACCGGCATCCTGAAGTACACCTGGCTCAAACCCGACCAGGCCTCCGAGGCGGCCGCGGCCGGCCTGGCCGGCGGCGCCAAGCGGGTCTGTCTGGTGGCGTCCGGGCGCGGGCCGACCGACCGTGACGTGGACCGGGTGGCGGGCACCATCAAGGCGATCAAGGACCAGAACGAGGGCGTCGAGGTGTGCGCCTGCCTCGGTCTGCTCTCCGACGGCCAGGCCGAGCGGCTGCGCGAGGCGGGCGCGGACGCCTACAACCACAACCTGAACACGTCCGAGTCGACGTACGGGGACATCACGACGACGCACACGTACGCCGATCGGGTGGACACGGTGCAGAAGGCGCACGCGGCCGGTCTGTCGGCCTGCTCCGGTCTGATCGCCGGTATGGGCGAGAGCGACGAGGACCTGGTGGACGTGGTCTTCTCGCTGCGCGAGCTGGACCCCGACTCGGTTCCGGTCAACTTCCTGATCCCGGTCGAGGGCACCCCGCTGGCCAAGGAGTGGAACCTCAGCCCGCAGCGCTGCCTGAGGATCCTGGCGATGGTGCGGTTCGTCTGCCCGGACATCGAGGTGCGCATCGCCGGCGGCCGCGAGGTGCATCTGCGCACCATGCAGCCCCTTGCACTGAACCTGGCCAACTCGATCTTCCTCGGCGACTACCTGACCACCGAGGGCCAGACCGGCAAGGCCGACCTGGACATGATCGCGGACGCCGGGTTCGAGGTGGAGGGCACCGACCAGGTGACCCTGCCCGAGCACCGGGCGAGCGCGCGGGGCGGCTGCGGCTCGCACGAGAGCGCGGGCTGCGGTTCCCACGAGGGTGCAGGGTGCGCTTCCCACGCGGACGAGGACGGTGGCGTCTGCGGTACGGCGGCCTCGGCCGAGCCCCGTACCGACCTGGTCGCCGTCCGCCGCCGCGGGGCCGGAACGGACCTCGCGCCCAATGCCTGA